In Burkholderiales bacterium, the following are encoded in one genomic region:
- a CDS encoding CBS domain-containing protein produces MARPLPDPDEADEARPSLLERLTALITREPEDRQELVELLRGAFERRLLDADALSMIEGVLNVSEMTVRDVMIPRSQMDCVSMDDEPAAFIPFVLETRHSRFPVVGESKDDVVGILLAKELLSYYRNPESFSLRDTLRPAVFVPESKRLNVLLREFRSNRNHIAIVVDEYGGVSGLVTIEDVLEQIVGDIEDEYDFDETEDNVIAEGGGRFRVKAQTEVADFNARFGSQLADDAVDTVGGLVVHAFGRLPKRGDTVTIGEFRFRIVRADSRRIHTLQVEKIAAAPDAKEK; encoded by the coding sequence ATGGCACGCCCGCTCCCCGATCCCGACGAAGCCGACGAGGCGCGACCCTCGCTCCTCGAGCGGCTGACCGCGCTGATCACGCGCGAGCCCGAGGACCGGCAGGAACTCGTCGAACTGCTGCGCGGCGCGTTCGAGCGCCGCCTGCTCGACGCCGACGCGCTGTCGATGATCGAGGGCGTGCTGAACGTCTCCGAGATGACGGTGCGCGACGTGATGATCCCGCGCTCGCAGATGGACTGCGTGTCGATGGACGACGAGCCCGCCGCGTTCATCCCGTTCGTGCTCGAGACGCGGCACTCGCGCTTTCCGGTGGTCGGGGAGAGCAAGGACGACGTCGTCGGCATCCTGCTCGCGAAGGAGCTCCTCAGCTACTACCGCAACCCCGAGAGCTTCAGCCTGCGCGACACGCTGCGCCCCGCGGTGTTCGTGCCGGAGTCCAAGCGCCTCAACGTGCTGCTGCGCGAGTTCCGCAGCAACCGCAACCACATCGCGATCGTCGTCGACGAGTACGGCGGCGTGTCGGGGCTGGTCACGATCGAGGACGTGCTCGAGCAGATCGTCGGCGACATCGAGGACGAGTACGACTTCGACGAGACCGAGGACAACGTCATCGCCGAGGGCGGCGGGCGCTTCCGCGTCAAGGCGCAGACCGAGGTCGCCGACTTCAACGCCCGCTTCGGCAGCCAGCTCGCCGACGACGCGGTCGACACGGTCGGCGGTCTCGTCGTCCACGCGTTCGGCCGGCTGCCCAAGCGGGGCGATACGGTGACGATCGGCGAGTTCCGCTTCCGCATCGTGCGCGCCGACAGTCGGCGCATCCACACGCTGCAGGTCGAGAAGATCGCGGCGGCGCCCGACGCGAAGGAAAAGTAG
- a CDS encoding transposase produces MSEIKVVVGIDVAKASVEVVTLGGTGPAGEFGNDPEGHTELVAQVPAGALVVMEATGGYEAPLACALQAAGLAVAVVNPKRARDFAKGVGSGAKTDRIDARVLAEFGQMLRHKPDFQRYLKPPVDEQVQDLAAWVTRRRQLLGMLLSERQRLESSRPKVRPSIEAMIESIKRQLDQIDRQMQTHVAHHHEELDRLLRSTRGIGPVASATLIAGLPELGRLSGAEISALVGVAPMARDSGQKKGRRWIQGGRFEVRRVLYMATLTAIRSNPVIRVFYLRLVAAGKVKKVAIVACMHKLLRILNAMVRDHQPFQA; encoded by the coding sequence ATGTCCGAAATCAAGGTGGTGGTGGGGATCGATGTGGCGAAGGCGAGCGTCGAGGTGGTGACGCTGGGCGGTACGGGGCCGGCGGGGGAGTTCGGGAACGATCCGGAAGGGCACACGGAGCTGGTGGCGCAGGTGCCGGCGGGGGCGCTGGTGGTGATGGAGGCCACCGGAGGCTATGAAGCGCCGCTGGCGTGTGCGCTGCAGGCGGCGGGGCTGGCGGTGGCGGTGGTCAATCCGAAGCGGGCGCGGGACTTTGCCAAGGGGGTGGGCTCCGGGGCGAAGACGGACCGGATCGATGCGCGGGTGCTGGCCGAGTTCGGGCAGATGCTGAGGCACAAGCCGGACTTCCAACGCTACCTGAAACCGCCGGTGGACGAACAGGTGCAGGACTTGGCGGCTTGGGTGACGCGCCGGCGCCAGCTGCTGGGCATGTTGCTGTCCGAACGACAGCGCCTCGAGTCCTCGCGGCCCAAGGTGCGGCCGAGCATCGAGGCGATGATCGAGTCGATCAAACGCCAGCTCGACCAGATCGACCGGCAGATGCAGACCCATGTGGCGCACCACCACGAGGAACTCGACCGGTTACTTCGGTCGACCCGAGGCATCGGGCCGGTAGCCAGCGCGACGCTGATCGCTGGGTTGCCGGAACTGGGACGCTTGAGCGGGGCCGAGATCAGCGCGCTGGTGGGGGTCGCGCCGATGGCGCGAGACTCGGGGCAGAAGAAAGGACGCCGCTGGATCCAGGGGGGCCGCTTCGAGGTTCGCCGCGTGCTCTACATGGCCACGCTGACGGCGATCCGCAGCAATCCGGTGATCCGGGTTTTCTATCTACGCCTGGTGGCTGCCGGGAAGGTCAAGAAGGTCGCGATCGTGGCGTGCATGCACAAACTCCTGCGCATCCTTAACGCCATGGTTCGCGATCATCAGCCCTTCCAGGCTTGA
- the miaB gene encoding tRNA (N6-isopentenyl adenosine(37)-C2)-methylthiotransferase MiaB: MTRKLYIRTFGCQMNEYDSDRMADVLGESDGLAPTDRPEDADVILFNTCSVREKAAERVFHDLGRVRALKDARPDLIIGVGGCVASQEGGAIVKRAPFVDVVFGPQTLHRLPALIRARRATGRPQVDTSFPEIEKFDHLPPPRVDGAAAFVSVMEGCSKYCSFCVVPYTRGEEVSRPLPDVLTEIADLALAGVKEVTLLGQNVNAYRGAMDETGAIADFATLLEHVAEMPGIERIRYTTSHPKEMTQRLIDAHRDLPQLASQLHLPVQSGSDRVLSAMKRGYTALEYKSIVRRLRTARPGLSLSSDFIVGFPGETDDDFERTMRLIDEVRFDGAFSFLYSPRPGTPAAELPDPVPQAVAQARLERLQAAIEAHYREASEAMVGTRQRALVTGPAARDPGELAARTDNHRVVNFAGDRSLVGTYVDVVVTGARSHSLRGECAR; encoded by the coding sequence GTGACGCGCAAGCTCTACATCCGCACGTTCGGATGCCAGATGAACGAGTACGACTCGGACCGCATGGCCGACGTGCTCGGCGAGAGCGACGGTCTCGCGCCGACCGACCGTCCCGAGGACGCGGACGTCATCCTGTTCAACACCTGCTCGGTGCGCGAGAAGGCGGCCGAGCGCGTGTTCCACGACCTGGGGCGCGTGCGCGCGCTCAAGGACGCGCGGCCCGACCTCATCATCGGCGTGGGCGGTTGCGTCGCGTCGCAGGAAGGCGGCGCGATCGTGAAGCGCGCGCCGTTCGTCGATGTCGTGTTCGGACCGCAGACGCTGCACCGGCTGCCCGCGCTGATCCGCGCGCGTCGCGCCACCGGCCGCCCGCAGGTCGACACGAGCTTCCCCGAGATCGAGAAGTTCGACCACCTGCCGCCTCCGCGCGTCGACGGCGCAGCCGCGTTCGTCTCGGTCATGGAAGGCTGCAGCAAGTACTGCTCGTTCTGCGTCGTGCCCTACACGCGCGGCGAGGAAGTGAGCCGTCCGCTGCCCGACGTGCTGACCGAGATCGCGGACCTCGCGCTCGCGGGCGTGAAGGAAGTCACGCTGCTCGGCCAGAACGTGAACGCCTACCGCGGCGCGATGGACGAGACCGGCGCGATCGCCGACTTCGCGACGCTCCTCGAGCACGTCGCCGAGATGCCCGGCATCGAGCGCATCCGCTACACGACCTCGCACCCGAAGGAGATGACGCAGCGCCTGATCGACGCCCACCGCGACCTGCCGCAGCTCGCCTCGCAGCTCCACCTGCCGGTGCAGTCGGGGTCCGACCGCGTACTCTCCGCGATGAAGCGCGGCTACACCGCGCTCGAGTACAAGTCGATCGTGCGCCGGTTGCGCACCGCGCGCCCCGGCCTCTCGCTCTCGTCGGACTTCATCGTCGGCTTCCCCGGCGAGACCGACGACGACTTCGAGCGCACGATGCGGCTCATCGACGAGGTGCGCTTCGACGGCGCGTTCTCGTTCCTCTATTCGCCGCGGCCCGGCACGCCGGCCGCCGAGTTGCCCGACCCGGTGCCGCAGGCGGTCGCGCAGGCGCGCCTCGAACGCCTGCAGGCGGCGATCGAGGCCCATTACCGCGAGGCGTCGGAGGCGATGGTCGGCACGCGCCAGCGCGCGCTCGTCACTGGACCGGCGGCGCGCGATCCGGGTGAGCTCGCCGCGCGCACCGACAACCATCGCGTCGTCAACTTCGCGGGCGACCGGTCGCTCGTCGGAACCTATGTCGATGTCGTCGTCACCGGCGCGCGCTCGCACTCGCTGCGGGGCGAATGCGCGCGCTGA
- a CDS encoding tripartite tricarboxylate transporter substrate binding protein, with product MKSWKRFAFGLALGLPLAVPAQAQPSDVIKIIVPFAAGGPTDLIARIISVPFGDLVGKKVLVENRGGAGGVVGTAAAARAPNDGSTLLLTTSSLVITAGTTADLSYDPRKDFDPIFLLGEVQTMLVTRPSLGTNDLAALVAKAKGPTKLNYGSTGVGGTMHIGAELFARSAQVEMVHVPYRGAAPAITDLLAGNVDLLNADVPVLKPYVKEGRLKAIVIYDTKRSPQLPDVPTAVEAGMPALMLSNWYGVLAPSGVPADIKRKYEDALAQVVRMPDVAARLADAGFAGPRDSAAFRAKLASDFDRWIPWLKQAGIRAQ from the coding sequence ATGAAGAGCTGGAAGCGATTCGCTTTTGGTCTCGCGCTGGGCCTGCCGCTGGCGGTTCCCGCGCAAGCGCAGCCCTCGGACGTGATCAAGATCATCGTGCCGTTCGCCGCGGGCGGGCCCACCGATCTCATCGCCCGCATCATCTCCGTTCCGTTCGGGGATCTGGTCGGCAAGAAGGTCCTGGTCGAGAATCGCGGCGGCGCCGGCGGTGTCGTCGGGACCGCCGCAGCGGCGAGGGCGCCCAACGACGGGTCCACCCTGCTGCTCACCACGTCGAGCCTCGTCATCACGGCGGGGACCACGGCCGATCTCTCCTACGACCCGCGAAAGGATTTCGACCCGATCTTCCTGTTGGGCGAGGTCCAGACCATGCTGGTCACCCGCCCGTCGCTCGGCACGAACGACCTCGCCGCGCTGGTGGCGAAGGCGAAGGGGCCGACGAAGCTCAACTACGGCTCGACCGGGGTCGGCGGGACGATGCACATCGGCGCCGAGCTCTTCGCGCGATCCGCGCAGGTGGAGATGGTCCACGTTCCCTACCGCGGCGCCGCCCCGGCGATCACCGACCTCCTGGCGGGCAACGTCGATCTCCTCAACGCCGACGTTCCGGTGCTGAAGCCCTACGTGAAGGAAGGCAGGCTGAAAGCCATCGTCATCTACGACACCAAGCGGTCGCCGCAATTGCCGGACGTTCCGACCGCGGTCGAAGCCGGCATGCCCGCGCTGATGCTCTCCAACTGGTACGGCGTGCTCGCGCCGTCGGGCGTGCCTGCGGACATCAAGCGCAAGTACGAGGACGCGCTGGCCCAGGTCGTTCGCATGCCCGACGTGGCGGCCCGCCTCGCCGACGCGGGGTTCGCGGGTCCGCGCGACAGCGCGGCGTTCAGGGCCAAGCTCGCGTCAGATTTCGACCGGTGGATTCCGTGGCTCAAGCAGGCGGGCATTCGCGCGCAGTGA
- a CDS encoding TonB-dependent receptor, whose translation MSTESSTTYRARVAAARFFIACASIAAACAHAQPVPPAPKAASFDPVVVTAARGPQAIEDLLADLTVIGRDEIARSGADGLAKLLSRHHGIEIVQNGGPGSTSGVFIRGANRGQTVVLLDGIRLESSTTGAASLEAIPLDQIERIEILRGPASALYGADAIGGVIQVFTRRGGDTLAANASAGYGTHSTAKGSAGVSGSAGALRYSLQAGAQRSDGFNALVDTANWSYDPDRDGFRAENVSASVGFDWAKEQSLGARYFRNRLNAQFDAGDAYDDRTVTIVEAWQVDSRNRLAANWRSSLVVGRSVDDSTTTIAFGSSPFRTEDTQFTWQNDLTLPAGELSAGYVRREERVDEDVSFPVTARDTDSVFGIYRLVSGPYALQGNLRYDHSSQFGSRTTGTLAAGWRFAPGWRLTASGGTAYKVPTFNDLYFPGFSNPDLEPETARNFEGSVSWNGTLGEARVGASATGWHNRVSDLIVFQCDANFVCAPQNVARATLEGVTFAGDLAWRDTTVRGSINLQDPVDDETGNLLPRRARTYGALSLLQRAGPATLGFELVAASKRYDDAANTREMAGYAIVNLTAEWTPGHGVTLFVRADNVFDRDYELAAGYATGGAQVFGGVRWAM comes from the coding sequence ATGAGCACCGAATCGTCGACCACGTACCGCGCGCGCGTTGCCGCCGCGCGCTTCTTCATTGCATGCGCCTCAATCGCGGCCGCCTGCGCCCATGCGCAACCCGTGCCGCCCGCGCCGAAGGCGGCGTCGTTCGACCCGGTCGTCGTGACCGCCGCGCGCGGCCCGCAGGCGATCGAGGATCTGCTCGCCGACCTCACGGTGATCGGCCGCGACGAGATCGCGCGGAGCGGCGCGGACGGCCTCGCGAAGCTGCTCTCGCGCCACCACGGGATCGAGATCGTGCAGAACGGCGGCCCCGGCTCGACGTCGGGCGTGTTCATCCGCGGCGCGAACCGCGGCCAGACGGTCGTGCTGCTGGACGGAATCCGCCTCGAATCCTCGACCACCGGCGCGGCATCGCTCGAAGCGATTCCGCTCGACCAGATCGAGCGCATCGAGATCCTGCGCGGGCCGGCCTCCGCGCTCTACGGCGCGGACGCGATCGGCGGCGTGATCCAGGTGTTCACGCGCCGTGGCGGCGACACGCTCGCGGCGAACGCCAGCGCGGGCTACGGCACGCACTCGACCGCCAAGGGGAGCGCGGGCGTGTCCGGCTCCGCCGGGGCGCTGCGCTATTCGCTGCAGGCGGGCGCGCAGCGCTCGGACGGCTTCAACGCGCTCGTCGACACCGCGAACTGGTCGTACGATCCGGATCGCGACGGGTTTCGCGCCGAGAACGTCAGCGCGTCGGTCGGGTTCGACTGGGCGAAGGAGCAGTCGCTCGGCGCACGCTATTTCCGCAACCGGCTGAACGCGCAATTCGATGCCGGCGACGCGTACGACGACCGCACGGTGACGATCGTCGAGGCCTGGCAGGTCGACTCGCGCAACCGCCTCGCCGCGAACTGGCGCTCGTCGCTCGTCGTCGGGCGGAGCGTCGACGACTCGACGACGACGATCGCGTTCGGATCGTCGCCGTTCCGCACCGAGGACACGCAGTTCACCTGGCAGAACGACCTCACGCTGCCCGCCGGCGAACTCTCGGCGGGCTACGTGCGGCGGGAGGAGCGCGTCGACGAAGACGTGTCGTTCCCGGTGACCGCACGCGACACGGACTCGGTGTTCGGCATCTACCGGCTCGTGTCCGGACCCTACGCGTTGCAGGGCAACCTGCGCTACGACCACTCGTCGCAGTTCGGCAGCCGCACCACCGGCACGCTCGCGGCCGGCTGGCGCTTCGCGCCGGGATGGCGGCTGACCGCGAGCGGGGGCACGGCGTACAAGGTGCCGACCTTCAACGATCTCTACTTCCCGGGCTTCTCGAATCCCGACCTCGAGCCGGAAACCGCGCGCAACTTCGAGGGTTCGGTCTCGTGGAACGGCACGCTCGGCGAGGCGCGCGTCGGCGCGAGCGCGACCGGCTGGCACAATCGCGTCTCCGACCTGATCGTGTTCCAGTGCGACGCGAACTTCGTCTGCGCGCCGCAGAACGTCGCGCGCGCGACGCTGGAAGGCGTGACCTTCGCCGGCGATCTCGCCTGGCGCGACACCACGGTCCGCGGCTCGATCAACCTTCAGGATCCGGTCGACGACGAGACCGGCAACCTGTTGCCGCGCCGGGCGCGGACCTACGGCGCGCTCTCCTTGTTGCAGCGCGCCGGTCCGGCCACGCTCGGCTTCGAACTGGTCGCCGCGTCGAAGCGCTACGACGACGCCGCGAACACGCGCGAGATGGCGGGGTACGCGATCGTGAACCTCACCGCGGAGTGGACACCCGGCCACGGTGTCACGCTGTTCGTGCGCGCCGACAACGTGTTCGACCGCGACTACGAACTGGCGGCCGGCTACGCGACCGGCGGCGCGCAGGTCTTCGGCGGCGTGCGATGGGCGATGTGA
- the ybeY gene encoding rRNA maturation RNase YbeY, which translates to MPTSATRPARRAREARRLAFTVQYAVARTGLPVPATLRRWATAALERDLRATLRFVGAAEGRTLNAVYRGKDHATNVLTFVYDDTVPLAGDIVLCVPVLRREARSGGKTLRAHCAHLVVHGMLHLQGHDHMKPREAARMEARESAILAGLGYADPYAPGR; encoded by the coding sequence ATGCCTACGAGCGCGACGCGCCCGGCTAGACGCGCGCGCGAGGCGCGGCGGCTCGCGTTCACGGTGCAGTACGCGGTCGCGCGAACGGGGCTGCCGGTGCCCGCGACGCTCAGGCGCTGGGCGACCGCCGCGCTGGAACGCGACCTGCGCGCGACGCTGCGCTTCGTCGGCGCGGCCGAGGGGCGCACGCTCAACGCCGTCTACCGCGGCAAGGACCACGCGACCAACGTGCTCACCTTCGTGTACGATGACACCGTCCCGCTCGCGGGGGACATCGTGCTCTGCGTTCCGGTCCTCCGGCGCGAAGCGCGCTCGGGCGGGAAGACCCTGCGCGCGCATTGCGCCCACCTCGTCGTGCACGGCATGCTGCATCTGCAAGGCCACGACCACATGAAGCCGCGGGAAGCCGCGCGCATGGAGGCGCGCGAGTCCGCCATCCTCGCCGGGCTCGGCTACGCCGACCCCTACGCACCGGGACGTTGA
- a CDS encoding zinc-dependent metalloprotease: MPSTTLRSAAAAIAALALAGCATTAASPEATPAEPPKSASADAMRSGARIAQPGMPPGANARPAGASPSSAAAPGSPPTPPARPFADVIKDAKESRGLFTVWTKDEKAWIEIAPDQFGKPMFFSVNLETGIGERFLFGGLMGRSHLAEFRKIGNTVQLVARNEHYFAQPKTPEAIAVAEAFSDSLIASAPVASLPHPERKTVLVELNALLFADIPGAYAALDRAYRQPYAFDARNSSIARTRASPDALGVLVNAHYALSRLVQPPPVATPGAPVPSVPSTLPDPRSLFLGYQYNLTKLPDEPMRPRAADARVGFFTVARFDYSDNLALTPRVSFVKRWRLEKKDPSAALSEPKQPIVFWIDRNVPLRYRDTIVAGVLEWNKAFERIGFRDAVQAKIQPDDADFDTLDARHASIRWMTTARPAFGGIGPSQADPRTGEILDADVGIDPVRLRFARFRLADSAVPSKASPASPLGFPQGHGEECMIEDFIAEDRGFAGDLLAARGVIAPDSPQAEAFVLSDLKEVMMHEVGHALGLTHNFRASTVYTQAQLNDAEFTRTHGISGSVMEYTPINLALRDEPQGSLSMTTLGPYDYWAIEYAYRPLAPETEREELSKIAGRSNEPLLAYAYDDESNLAIDPDATPGDLGSDPLAFAARRIELAKELWERWEAKPLAPGEPYAALRRNISRGITQMRESGQLAARYIGGTSVLRDAAGSGRTPLNPVAPAKQRDALKLIETGVFAADSFRFRPEFLRSLSVDFLDRGDVFDVGIASPGFDFSLPMQVLAAHKAVLDRVLADAVAQRLIDAEGKVDRPGEALQLAEVYASLHRAIWSELKGSRDIPPIRRNLQREHAARIANALVRPSPTLPADAKALLRAEAKALRSEIAAAAAKPGWTPAAAAHLAECQSVLDEALKAPLLRSGV; the protein is encoded by the coding sequence ATGCCCAGCACCACGCTTCGATCCGCCGCTGCCGCGATCGCCGCGCTCGCCCTCGCGGGCTGCGCCACGACCGCCGCGAGCCCCGAGGCGACGCCCGCCGAACCGCCGAAGTCCGCGTCCGCCGACGCCATGCGGAGCGGCGCACGCATTGCGCAGCCGGGCATGCCGCCGGGGGCGAACGCCCGCCCGGCCGGCGCATCGCCTTCCTCGGCCGCCGCTCCGGGGAGCCCGCCGACGCCGCCCGCCCGACCGTTCGCGGATGTGATCAAGGACGCGAAGGAGTCGAGGGGCCTGTTCACGGTGTGGACGAAGGACGAGAAGGCGTGGATCGAGATCGCGCCCGACCAGTTCGGCAAACCGATGTTCTTCTCGGTCAATCTCGAGACCGGCATCGGAGAGCGGTTCCTGTTCGGCGGGCTGATGGGCCGCTCCCATCTCGCGGAGTTCCGCAAGATCGGCAACACCGTGCAGCTCGTCGCGCGGAACGAGCACTACTTCGCGCAGCCGAAGACACCGGAGGCGATCGCGGTCGCCGAGGCGTTCTCCGACAGCCTGATCGCGTCCGCGCCGGTCGCCTCGCTGCCGCACCCCGAGCGCAAGACCGTGCTGGTCGAACTGAACGCGCTCCTGTTCGCCGACATCCCCGGCGCCTACGCAGCGCTCGACCGGGCCTACCGGCAGCCCTACGCGTTCGACGCGCGCAACAGCTCGATCGCGCGCACGCGCGCCTCGCCGGACGCGCTCGGCGTGCTGGTCAACGCGCACTACGCGCTGTCGCGTCTGGTGCAACCGCCGCCTGTGGCGACCCCCGGCGCGCCGGTCCCGAGCGTGCCGTCGACGCTGCCCGATCCGCGCAGCCTCTTCCTCGGATACCAGTACAACCTGACGAAGCTCCCCGACGAGCCGATGCGCCCGCGCGCGGCCGACGCCCGCGTCGGCTTCTTCACTGTCGCGCGGTTCGACTACTCCGACAACCTCGCGCTCACGCCGCGGGTGAGCTTCGTGAAGCGCTGGCGCCTCGAGAAGAAGGATCCCTCGGCGGCGCTCTCCGAGCCGAAGCAGCCGATCGTGTTCTGGATCGACCGCAACGTGCCGTTGCGCTACCGCGACACCATCGTCGCCGGCGTGCTGGAGTGGAACAAGGCGTTCGAGCGCATCGGGTTCAGGGACGCCGTGCAGGCGAAGATCCAGCCCGACGACGCCGACTTCGACACGCTCGACGCGCGCCACGCGTCGATCCGCTGGATGACGACCGCGCGGCCGGCGTTCGGCGGCATCGGACCGTCGCAGGCCGACCCGCGCACCGGCGAGATCCTCGACGCGGACGTCGGCATCGACCCGGTCCGGCTGCGCTTCGCGCGCTTCCGGCTCGCCGATTCCGCGGTGCCGTCGAAGGCGTCGCCGGCGTCGCCGCTCGGCTTCCCGCAAGGCCACGGCGAGGAGTGCATGATCGAGGACTTCATCGCCGAGGATCGCGGCTTCGCGGGCGACCTCCTCGCCGCGCGCGGCGTCATCGCCCCCGACAGTCCGCAGGCCGAAGCGTTCGTGCTCTCCGACCTGAAGGAGGTCATGATGCACGAGGTCGGCCACGCGCTCGGGCTCACGCACAACTTCCGCGCCTCGACCGTCTACACGCAGGCGCAGTTGAACGACGCCGAGTTCACGCGCACGCACGGCATCTCGGGCTCGGTGATGGAGTACACGCCGATCAACCTCGCGCTGCGCGACGAGCCGCAGGGGTCGCTGTCGATGACGACGCTCGGTCCCTACGACTACTGGGCGATCGAGTATGCGTACCGGCCGCTCGCCCCGGAGACCGAGCGTGAGGAACTCTCGAAGATCGCCGGGCGCAGCAACGAGCCGCTCCTCGCCTACGCCTACGACGACGAGTCGAATCTCGCGATCGACCCGGACGCCACGCCCGGCGACCTGGGGAGCGATCCGCTCGCCTTCGCGGCGCGCCGCATCGAACTCGCGAAGGAACTGTGGGAGCGCTGGGAGGCGAAGCCGCTCGCCCCGGGCGAGCCCTACGCCGCGCTCCGGCGCAACATCTCGCGCGGCATCACGCAGATGCGCGAGAGCGGCCAGCTCGCCGCCCGCTACATCGGCGGGACGAGCGTGCTGCGCGACGCCGCGGGTTCGGGGCGCACGCCGCTCAACCCGGTCGCGCCGGCGAAGCAGCGCGACGCCCTGAAGCTGATCGAGACCGGCGTGTTCGCCGCCGACAGCTTCCGCTTCCGGCCCGAGTTCCTGCGGAGCCTCTCGGTCGACTTCCTCGACCGCGGCGATGTCTTCGATGTCGGGATCGCGTCCCCCGGCTTCGACTTCTCGCTGCCGATGCAGGTGCTCGCCGCGCACAAGGCGGTGCTCGACCGCGTGCTGGCCGACGCCGTCGCGCAGCGGCTCATCGACGCCGAGGGCAAGGTGGACCGCCCGGGCGAAGCGCTGCAACTCGCCGAGGTCTACGCGTCGCTGCACCGCGCGATCTGGAGCGAGCTCAAGGGCTCGCGCGACATCCCGCCCATCCGCCGCAACCTGCAGCGCGAGCACGCCGCGCGCATCGCCAACGCGCTCGTGCGGCCGTCGCCGACGCTCCCCGCCGACGCGAAGGCCCTCCTGCGCGCCGAGGCGAAGGCGCTGCGCTCGGAGATCGCGGCCGCGGCGGCGAAGCCGGGCTGGACGCCTGCCGCCGCCGCCCACCTGGCCGAATGCCAGTCCGTACTCGACGAGGCGCTGAAGGCGCCGCTCCTGCGCTCGGGCGTCTGA
- a CDS encoding PhoH family protein yields MATRRSPHSLTLSPLDNRALANLCGPLDVNLRQIEAACDVAIAHRGGTFTISGDPDRVAHARTAIERFYAAAEKPLSVDDIQLGLVEIATRDSRGSAAGGDDDGPALRTRRADLHGRTPNQVAYLSAIASHDITFGIGPAGTGKTYLAVACAVDALERDAVKRLVLVRPAVEAGERLGFLPGDLAQKVDPYLRPLYDALYDLMGFDKVSKLFERQTIEIAPLAYMRGRTLNHSFIILDEAQNTTPEQMKMFLTRIGFGTRAVITGDVTQIDLARGSKSGLVESARILKDVRGLAFCRFTSADVVRHPLVQKIIDAYERDAPG; encoded by the coding sequence GTGGCCACCCGCCGATCGCCGCATTCGCTGACGCTCTCGCCGCTCGACAATCGCGCGCTCGCGAACCTGTGCGGGCCGCTCGACGTGAACCTGCGCCAGATCGAGGCCGCCTGCGATGTCGCCATCGCGCACCGCGGCGGCACGTTCACGATCTCCGGCGACCCGGACCGCGTCGCGCACGCGAGGACCGCGATCGAGCGCTTCTACGCCGCGGCGGAAAAGCCGCTCTCGGTCGACGACATCCAGCTCGGACTGGTCGAGATCGCGACGCGCGATTCGCGCGGATCGGCGGCCGGGGGCGATGACGACGGCCCCGCATTGCGCACGCGCCGCGCCGACCTGCACGGGCGCACGCCCAACCAGGTCGCCTATCTTTCCGCGATCGCCTCGCACGACATCACGTTCGGCATCGGTCCGGCCGGCACCGGCAAGACCTACCTCGCGGTCGCCTGCGCGGTCGACGCGCTCGAGCGCGACGCGGTGAAGCGCCTCGTGCTGGTGCGCCCCGCGGTCGAGGCGGGGGAGCGCCTGGGGTTCCTGCCGGGCGACCTCGCGCAGAAGGTCGATCCGTACCTGCGCCCGCTCTACGACGCGCTCTACGACCTGATGGGCTTCGACAAGGTGTCGAAGCTCTTCGAGCGCCAGACGATCGAGATCGCGCCGCTCGCCTACATGCGGGGGCGCACGCTGAACCACAGCTTCATCATCCTCGACGAGGCGCAGAACACCACGCCCGAGCAGATGAAGATGTTCCTGACCCGCATCGGCTTCGGCACGCGCGCCGTCATCACCGGCGACGTCACGCAGATCGACCTCGCCCGCGGCAGCAAGAGCGGGCTCGTGGAGTCCGCCCGCATTCTGAAGGACGTGCGCGGGCTCGCGTTCTGCCGCTTCACCAGCGCGGACGTCGTTCGCCATCCGCTGGTGCAGAAGATCATCGATGCCTACGAGCGCGACGCGCCCGGCTAG